The Cervus elaphus chromosome 12, mCerEla1.1, whole genome shotgun sequence DNA window ACAGCTGGGCTTTGTCTCAGCGCCACTCCCCAGGTACTCCTGAGTGACAGCAGGCTCCCTGCAGGCCCCGAGCTGCTCCCCACCTGTGGGGACCTCTGACCTTCACAGCCCCAGCCAGACAGGcagatggaggaggaggggaagcccAGAGCCTGGGACAAACAcatccttcctccccttccctgaAGGGACTTTGTCCAGAAGCTGGCCGGGGTGTTTGGGGAGAACGGGAGCTGTGTGCTGCATGCCCTCACTCTGTCCCACAACCCCATCGAGGACAAGGGTGAGCCCCGGCCCTGAATCCAACCCCCACTGCAATGCAGACCcccctccagcccagcccagagCCCAACCCCGGGCTGAACAGGGACTCTCCGACCTGACGCCAGCCCCTATCCCAATACCTCCATCCTACACCCCAGGCCCACATTCCACTCAAGCCCTCCGTCTGACTCTGCACCGCCTGCCCCCACTGCGTATCTCTCAGGGAGGCCCTTTTCTCTCTCCACTCCCCAGGTTTCCTCAGTCTGAGCCAGCAGCTCCTCTGCTTCCCCACTGGCCTCACCAAACTGTGCCTGGCCAAGACTGCCATCTCCCCTAGAGGTACTTGCCCCAGGACCCCTGACCTCTGACCTgaccttcccacccctccccatacTGCCTTCAGTGTCAAGTCCCAGAGGCCCCGCCCATGCACACGGCATCCCAGGATCACAGAAGGGACAGGAGCACAGCTGGGGAGTGGGGAAAGGTTGTGTGCAAGgcggggaggtggggatgggggccaACCCAGCCCAGTGCCCGCTGTCCTCAGGGCTCCAGGCGCTGGGCCAGACCTTTGGGGCCAACCCGGCCTTTGCCAGCTCCCTCCGGTACCTGGACCTGAGCAAGAACCCTGGGCTGCTCGCCACCGATGAGGCCAATGTGAGTCCATGAACAGAGCCTCAAGTCCCTGCAGAAATACACTTAGGGCCTGGAGTCTCTGCCCTTTAGCcctgaggaggggaggggctctgtcacccctccccctgcagccccctctgtccttccttcccAGGCCCTCTACAGTTTCCTGGCCCAGCCCAATGCCCTGGTACACCTGGACCTGGCGGGGACCGACTGCACCATCGACTCGGTGAGGGGTTGGTGATGGGGGAGCCAGCCTGCAGGGACTTGGGGAGGCCAGGGTGTGTCTCTGCCTCACCTTGTATTCTCTGGTCTCTACTCTCTTTGAGTAGAGAGGTGGGCAGAGCTGGCAGGATGACTTCAGGTTATTCCTAAGCGACCCCAAAGCTTACTCCCATGTGACACTTTGTCTATGCGCTGCCCAAGGTTGTGCTGGCTGTGCCTGAAGGCCAGCCTGGACCCATCCCCTGGCTGTCTGCCCCAGCGCAGGGCTGAGTCCCCCCAGAGGAAAGGACTCCTTCCGTAACTTGAACCAACCACCTTCTAAGCCTGTGGCGGCCCTGACTTTAACACATCCACTGCCTATGAGCCTCTCACACCCCTGGGGCCAGGCTGGTGGGAGGAGACCCACTTTCCACAGAGGGGCAACTGAGGCTTGAAGAGGCTAAGTGGGGCAGGCAGAGCGGGACTTGCACAGACTGACCAGCAAGGGTGAAGCACCAGGACCTTGGTGGGGTTGGAGGAGGGAGTCCTCGCTGCTCCTCCCAGCAGCCTTCCCAGCCCCATGCGATGTGCCCTGTCTTCCCCCACAGCTTCTGGGCGCCCTGCTCCACGGCTGCTGCTCCCACCTCACCTACCTCAACCTGGCTCGAAACAGCTGCTCCCACAGGTTGGAGCGCAGGGatgtggggaggggcggggcaagCCGTGGGCACCCCCTCCCTTGCTGACCCCAGACATCTCTGCAGGAAGGGCCGGGAGGCCCCCCCGGCCTTCAAGCAGTTCTTCAGCAGCGCCTATACTCTGAGCCATGTCAACCTATCGGCCACGAGGCTGCCCCTGGAGGCCCTCAGGTCGGGTGGGTGCAGGGTTGGGGGCGTCCGAGGGGGAGCCCTGGGAGAAGGGGCGAAGGGTAAAGGGGGACCGGCTGACCTTCCTCCCACAGGGCGCTGCTCCAGGGCCTGTCCCTCAACAGTCACCTCAGCGATCTGCACCTGGACCTCAGCAGCTGTGAGGTgagcccccttcccccacccttcaTTTCTCTGACCTAAGTCAAGCTCTGACTCCACGTTGCTTCTGCACTCCCCCTCTGCAGCCCCACAACCTGACCACACCTCCACTCTTTCTAGAGGTCATTTCCAGTCTCCGGTATCCCCTCCCTGACCGCTTGGGGATGGGAAATACCAGGCTTTCCCAGCAGATGGCAGGAGCAGGCTGTCTCCAGAGCAGCGGCCCAGAGATTTTTCTGGCcgaaggaaggggagagagccctgggGAAGGATCTGGTGTGGAGAAGGGGCCTTCTGATTTCACACCCGAGACCCAACTTGACCTTGAATCCTGGCAAGACTCCTCTTATCTCTGAGCATTAGAGGGGCCCTATCTTCCACTccaacccctgcctcctgcctcacccCTACTGTGTCCCTACAGCTCCGCTCAGCTGGAGCCCAGGCTTTGCAGGAGCAGCTGGGGGCTGTCACCTGTGTGGGCAGCCTAGATCTGTCAGACAATGGTGAGTGGGGGCCCTTCCCTTCCTGGGGGCCAGGTGGGGACAGGGGCCTAGAGCCTGGCGGGGAAACCCTCAGGTGACTCCTGTGAGCCTCGGGCCTCAAGTCCAGGCCTCTCCATCTGCCGGCCAGGGTTCGACTCGGACCTCCTGACACTGGTGCCTGCACTTGGGAAGAACAAGTCTCTCAAGCACCTGTTCCTGGGCAAGAACTTCAACGTCAAGGCCAAGTGAGGCCCCTCCCTATACCCCCAGAGCCCTGCTCCATCATTGGCCTGTCCTTTTGGCTCACTGTATCACCCCTGCCCACCTTTCTGCTGCTCCAGTAGCAtgaccccagccccctcccctcctacTCTGAGCCCCGACTCCCCGCAGGACCCTGGAGGAGATCCTCCACAAGCTGGTACAGCTGATCCAGGAAGAGGACTGTGTGAGTGCCGGGGCCTGGGAGGGGACCTGCAGTGACGGGGGCTGCAGGGACCGGGTCCAACCCCCCACTTGCCCACACAGTCCCTGCAGTCACTGTCGGTGGCAGACTCCCGGCTGAAGCTTCGCACCAGCATCCTCATCAATGCCCTGGGCAGCAACACCTGCCTGGCAAAGGTGGATTTGAGTGGCAATGGCATGGAGGACATCGGGGCCAAGATGCTGTCTAAGGCCCTGCAGATAAACTCCTCCCTCAGGTGGGGCCCACGCCTCAACCCTCTCACCTGGTGCCTCAGCCCTGCCCCAAACACACATACCTGCCCTCCCTGCTGCCTCACTGCTTATACCCCAGTTTCCAGGAGACCCTTCGTCCCAGGACTACCTCTGAGTCAGCCTCATTAACCAGGAAAGGTGGGAGGGCTCCCAGCGGGGGTGTCCCTGCTCCCTAAGAGAGGCCCAGTAGGAGGGGTAACAAGCTGATGCCCACCCTTTCCCCAGAACTATCCTCTGGGATCGGAACAATACATCCGCCCTGGGCTTTCTGGACATTGCGAGGGCCCTGGAGAGGTGAGTAGGCTAGGGCCCTGCCCTAACCAAGCCCCCAGCCTCCCTGTACCTGGATCCAGCCTGAACTTCACAAGCCCCAGTCCAGCCCACCTGACCTAATTGCATAAAAATGTTGAGGAGGACCATGGAGGGACATGGTCAGCAAGAGGGGGTTGTGGGTAGCAGGAGCCTGCCCTGCACCTCCCCACCCAGCTGGGCCACTCTGTCCCACAGCAACCACACGCTGCGCTTCATGTCCTTCCCAGTGAGCGATATCTCCCAAGCCTACCGCAGCGCCCCCGAGCGCACCGAGGACGTCTGGCAGAAGGTGGTGGCCTGAGCAGGGTGGATCCCCGGGAGCAGGGGCCAGCCCGCCTGCCCTGGTCCTGACCCCACCCACCCATCATCTCTAGATCCAGTGGTGCCTGGTGAGGAACAATCACTCCCAGACATGCCCCCAGGAGCAGGCCTTCAGGCTGCAGCAGGGCCTGGTGACCAGCAGCGCCGAGCAAGTAAACGTTTCCCTGGGGGACACGGGGGTGCACGTGGGCATGCGGGGAGCACAGGGGTGATGTGTTGGGGTGCagagcggggtggggaggggtcaggagagaggcatcctgaggtgcCTACAGCTGGACTGAGCGTGTGGGAAAGCAAACAGAAAGGACATGCAGAACATGGGCCCCAAACATGAGAGAACATGTGGGCAAACAGCAGGGGTCCCGGACAAGGGGTCCCAGGACTGCGGGAGCTCTGCTGAGCGTTCAAGAAGGGCCTCCCAAGAAGAGGAGGGGACAGGCCATCCGCAGACGTCACCCTTGCCCCGTCAGTGCCGGCACCAGCGACATGGTCCAAGGGAGCCCAGAAATGGGGCGCCCAGGGCCCACCTGGGAAGGTGAAGAGGTGGGGGTCCCCCTGACACTCCTGCCACGGTGCTGCAGATGCTGCAGCGACTGTGCGGACGGGTGCAGGAGGAGGTCCGGGCCCTGAGGCTGTGCCCCCTGGAGCCTGTGCAGGACGAGCTGCTCTATGCCCGGGATCTCATCAAGGATGCCAAGAACTCCCGGGCGGTGAGCGTTCTGCAGCCCCTGACAGTCTGGAGGGCACAGGAAGGCCACGTGCCAACCCAGGAGTATCCAGCCCCTGCCCCGTGCATCTACCCTCCTAGCCCAGGGCCCCCAGGGACCCAGCGAGGCCCAATTCTGGCTTTCTGATCAGACcctgttccttctccagctgTTTCCCAGCCTCTACGAGCTGGGCCACATGCTGGCCAACGACGGGCCTGTGCGGCAGAGGCTGGAGTCAGTGGCCAGTGAGGTGTCCAAGGCTGTGGACAAGGAGCTGCAGGCAAGTCCTGGGGGACCCTTAGCCAAGGGCAGAAGTCAGCACAGGGGGATTACTGTGGGCTAGAAGGAAATACAGAAGACCACCTACACGCCCGCTGCGCCAAGGCATTGCCAGAAAACTGGGCTTGGATGTTTGCTGCCTTAGCCCCTGAACTCTGACCTCTCCCTCTGGACTCTGATCCTTAGACTGACTCTCCCCTGTCCATGTGTCCATGTGGTAGGATGGCAGGAACACTGACCAGGATGTGGGGAGGCCTGAGTGTCCGAGGCTCTGCTGCTAACCTGCCCTGTGACCTTGATGAACTAGACACGCTGCAGTCTCTTCCTTTGTGGGGCTAGCCCTGACCTCCTTGGGGCTCTGGCCTCCTTTCCTCCCACACTAGGTGATCCTGGAGTCCATGGTCAGCCTGACGCAGGAATTATGCCCCGTGGCCATGCGAGTGGCTGAAGGGCACAACAAGATGCTGAGCAACGTGGCCGAGCGTGTCACCGTGCCCCGGAACTTCATCCGCGGGGCGCTACTGGAGCAGGCGGGACAGGATATTCAGAACAAGCTGGAGTGAGAggcaggggcggggctggggcgggcTGGACTTGGCCTTGAGCACTTAGGGACTCCGAGGCCCAGCTATCAGCAATGAATAATGAATGACAGCCTCCATTATAAGAGATGAATCTTTAACCAACTGCAACCTTGCTATTTAGGGTCTGACTGGTCTTTGCCCTAGAAGTGTAAATGCTGAGCTGGTTTAGGAGTCCAGACAGTGCACACaggtgtacacatacacacagccacacacagaccCCAGGAATTGACCTCTGAAAACAAAGCACAGCCTCCTGAGAGATAGAGACAAAGAATGCGGGTACATGGACTGCACTGCCTATGCCCCCAAGTTTTCATGGCCCCTAGAGCACTCCTTCATTCCAGTCTGGGTACCACCTCTCAAGACAAGGAAACGAAGGACAATTATAACCCAAACCCATGAAACAGGCAAGCTCAAGAAGTACTGGTTCCTGCTGTTAcagcagttgttgttcagtcactcagttgtgtccagctctttgcgaccccatggactgcagcactccaagcatccctgtccttcactatctcctggagtttgctcaaactcgtgtccattgagtcaatgatgccagcTGAGGCCAGCAGAATTCACTCAGCAACTCGACTTACCTCTCTCTGTTGCCCTGGAGCTCCAGGGGCCTGACCCAGAGCCCCTCTGCTCCTCCTTCCCCGCAGTTCCTTTTCGTCCACCCTCCTCATCCACACACCCCTAGGCCGGAAGGGCTGTGGGTGGAGCTGAGTGGTAGAGCCAGGGTACCTTGTACAGCAGCTGTGTTCTCCGTGGGCGGCCAGGGCAGCTGGCCCACTCCCTCAGGCATCTGGGAAAGGCTGGGGCAGAGACTCTGAGGTGGGGAGCGGGGAGCTGAGTAGCTCCTCCTGTGCCCACAGTGAAGTGAAGCTCTCAGTCGTCACCTACTTGACCAACTCCATAGTAGATGAGATCCTGCAGGAGCTATACCACTCCCACAAGAGCCTGGTAAGACTTCTGAGCCTCCACCAGGCCCAGGGAGGGCCTCTACCCCATCCCACATCAGACCACCTGCCCCCCCAACCCTCCCCATCAAGATCCTGGGAGGCGGACAACCTCCTTGGGATCTTGATCTTCCTTGTTCACATCTGTCCTTCCCTAGGCCCGACACCTGGCCCAGCTAAGAACATTGTCAGATCCACCAGGGGGGCCAGGCCAAGGGCAGGATCTGTCCTCCCGAGGCCGAGGCCGGAACCACGACCACGAGGAGACCACAGATGATGAGCTTGGAACCAACATTGTGAGCACCCCCACGCCTCTCCTTAACCTTGGCCCTGCCCCCGGACCTGCAAACCACTGTCCCTTTCTACGTCCCTGGACTCCACCCTCTGCCCCGCACTGGGTCTCATCCCCTCACCCTGATCCCTCCcagcctcttccctcctcccattGCCTCTGCTGCCTGAGGACAGGGCGGCAGGATAGACTCTAAAGAAAAGACTTCATGAGGAATGGGAGGCTCCAGGTGAGTCTCCTGGGACTTGCCACCAGGCCCCATCATTCGCCTCCCTCTCTGCAGGACACCATGGCCATCAAAAAGCAGAAACGCTGCCGCAAGATCCGGCCAGTATCTGCCTTCATTAGTGAGTCTTCCAGCCTCCGTGCTAATGGCActgattctgtttcttttatctCTGCCTCTCCAGTCtgctctctccccatccctcctGCTAGTCCCTCTAACACTGCTCTCCCCACAGGTGGGAGCCCTCAGGACATGGAAAGTCAGCTGGGGAGCCTGGGAATCCCCCCTGGCTGGTTCTCAGGACTCGGGAGCAGCCAGCCTGCAACTAGTGGTTCCTGGGAAGGTCTATCCGAGCTGCCCACTCATGGCTATAAACTAAGGCATCAAACACAAGGGAGACCCCGGCCCCCCAGGACCACCCCTCCAGGACCTGGTCGGCCTAGTGTGAGTCCCTAAGGCCTCACCAGAGGACCAACTTCACTTAGCAATGCCAGAGCCAGGGACTCTAGCTCTAGGGCACCAATGCCAGAGGTCCTAGCCTTACGGGATCGGGCGGGGGCCCAGGCAGGCCATGGAACAGAAGAGGAAGTATCCAGATTGGATGGAACTAGACCTGGTCACAGATAGGAAATCTGTCTGCTGGACAGTGGCAGTTCTCATCTTGGTG harbors:
- the CARMIL3 gene encoding capping protein, Arp2/3 and myosin-I linker protein 3 isoform X3 encodes the protein MAKSSAELTRELQDSIRRCLSQGAVLQQHRVKLETKPKKFEDRVLALTSWRLHFFPLKVPAKVESSFNVLEIRAFNTLSQNQILVETERGMVSMRLPSAESVDQVTRHVSSALSKVCPGPGSLIRRGNADTPDGPRDTSPNSETSTSTTHSVCGGFSETYAALCDYNGLHCREEVQWDVDTIYHAEDNREFNLLDFSHLESRDLALMVAALAYNQWFTKLYCKDLRLGSEVLEQVLHTLSKSGSLEELVLDNAGLKTDFVQKLAGVFGENGSCVLHALTLSHNPIEDKGFLSLSQQLLCFPTGLTKLCLAKTAISPRGLQALGQTFGANPAFASSLRYLDLSKNPGLLATDEANALYSFLAQPNALVHLDLAGTDCTIDSLLGALLHGCCSHLTYLNLARNSCSHRKGREAPPAFKQFFSSAYTLSHVNLSATRLPLEALRALLQGLSLNSHLSDLHLDLSSCELRSAGAQALQEQLGAVTCVGSLDLSDNGFDSDLLTLVPALGKNKSLKHLFLGKNFNVKAKTLEEILHKLVQLIQEEDCSLQSLSVADSRLKLRTSILINALGSNTCLAKVDLSGNGMEDIGAKMLSKALQINSSLRTILWDRNNTSALGFLDIARALESNHTLRFMSFPVSDISQAYRSAPERTEDVWQKIQWCLVRNNHSQTCPQEQAFRLQQGLVTSSAEQMLQRLCGRVQEEVRALRLCPLEPVQDELLYARDLIKDAKNSRALFPSLYELGHMLANDGPVRQRLESVASEVSKAVDKELQVILESMVSLTQELCPVAMRVAEGHNKMLSNVAERVTVPRNFIRGALLEQAGQDIQNKLDEVKLSVVTYLTNSIVDEILQELYHSHKSLARHLAQLRTLSDPPGGPGQGQDLSSRGRGRNHDHEETTDDELGTNIDTMAIKKQKRCRKIRPVSAFISGSPQDMESQLGSLGIPPGWFSGLGSSQPATSGSWEGLSELPTHGYKLRHQTQGRPRPPRTTPPGPGRPSQAPVPGTRQENGMATRLDEGLEDFFSRRVMDESSSYPRTLRTLRPGLSEPPLPPLQKKRRRGLFHFRRPRSFKGDRGPGSPTTGLLLPPPPPPPPTQESPPSPDPPSLGNNSSPCWSPEEESSLLPTFGGSRGPSFRRKTGTEGAEPGEGGQAPGTAQQPRVHGVALPGLGRAKGWSFDGKREGTGPDLEGSVQAWQKRRSSDDAGPGAWKPPPPPQSTKPSFSAMRRAEATWHIAEESAPNHGCQSPSPASQDGEEEKEGAIFPERTVPTRNAKDPPLALKPPKPMAVPRGRRPPQEPGGREEVETGGAASGMNTPRLRLGSQQDQEEPEIQGPPDPGRRTAPLKPKRTRRAQSCDKLEPDRRRPPDPTGTSEPGTD
- the CARMIL3 gene encoding capping protein, Arp2/3 and myosin-I linker protein 3 isoform X1; translated protein: MAKSSAELTRELQDSIRRCLSQGAVLQQHRVKLETKPKKFEDRVLALTSWRLHFFPLKVPAKVESSFNVLEIRAFNTLSQNQILVETERGMVSMRLPSAESVDQVTRHVSSALSKVCPGPGSLIRRGNADTPDGPRDTSPNSETSTSTTHSVCGGFSETYAALCDYNGLHCREEVQWDVDTIYHAEDNREFNLLDFSHLESRDLALMVAALAYNQWFTKLYCKDLRLGSEVLEQVLHTLSKSGSLEELVLDNAGLKTDFVQKLAGVFGENGSCVLHALTLSHNPIEDKGFLSLSQQLLCFPTGLTKLCLAKTAISPRGLQALGQTFGANPAFASSLRYLDLSKNPGLLATDEANALYSFLAQPNALVHLDLAGTDCTIDSLLGALLHGCCSHLTYLNLARNSCSHRKGREAPPAFKQFFSSAYTLSHVNLSATRLPLEALRALLQGLSLNSHLSDLHLDLSSCELRSAGAQALQEQLGAVTCVGSLDLSDNGFDSDLLTLVPALGKNKSLKHLFLGKNFNVKAKTLEEILHKLVQLIQEEDCSLQSLSVADSRLKLRTSILINALGSNTCLAKVDLSGNGMEDIGAKMLSKALQINSSLRTILWDRNNTSALGFLDIARALESNHTLRFMSFPVSDISQAYRSAPERTEDVWQKIQWCLVRNNHSQTCPQEQAFRLQQGLVTSSAEQMLQRLCGRVQEEVRALRLCPLEPVQDELLYARDLIKDAKNSRALFPSLYELGHMLANDGPVRQRLESVASEVSKAVDKELQVILESMVSLTQELCPVAMRVAEGHNKMLSNVAERVTVPRNFIRGALLEQAGQDIQNKLDEVKLSVVTYLTNSIVDEILQELYHSHKSLARHLAQLRTLSDPPGGPGQGQDLSSRGRGRNHDHEETTDDELGTNIDTMAIKKQKRCRKIRPVSAFISGSPQDMESQLGSLGIPPGWFSGLGSSQPATSGSWEGLSELPTHGYKLRHQTQGRPRPPRTTPPGPGRPSQAPVPGTRQENGMATRLDEGLEDFFSRRVMDESSSYPRTLRTLRPGLSEPPLPPLQKKRRRGLFHFRRPRSFKGDRGPGSPTTGLLLPPPPPPPPTQESPPSPDPPSLGNNSSPCWSPEEESSLLPTFGGSRGPSFRRKTGTEGAEPGEGGQAPGTAQQPRVHGVALPGLGRAKGWSFDGKREGTGPDLEGSVQAWQKRRSSDDAGPGAWKPPPPPQSTKPSFSAMRRAEATWHIAEESAPNHGCQSPSPASQDGEEEKEGAIFPERTVPTRNAKDPPLALKPPKPMAVPRGRRPPQEPGGREEVETGGAASGMNTPRLRLGSQQDQEEPEIQGPPDPGRRTAPLKPKRTRRAQSCDKLEPDRRRPPDPTAGTSEPGTD
- the CARMIL3 gene encoding capping protein, Arp2/3 and myosin-I linker protein 3 isoform X2, which codes for MAKSSAELTRELQDSIRRCLSQGAVLQQHRVKLETKPKKFEDRVLALTSWRLHFFPLKVPAKVESSFNVLEIRAFNTLSQNQILVETERGMVSMRLPSAESVDQVTRHVSSALSKVCPGPGSLIRRGNADTPDGPRDTSPNSETSTSTTHSVCGGFSETYAALCDYNGLHCREEVQWDVDTIYHAEDNREFNLLDFSHLESRDLALMVAALAYNQWFTKLYCKDLRLGSEVLEQVLHTLSKSGSLEELVLDNAGLKTDFVQKLAGVFGENGSCVLHALTLSHNPIEDKGFLSLSQQLLCFPTGLTKLCLAKTAISPRGLQALGQTFGANPAFASSLRYLDLSKNPGLLATDEANALYSFLAQPNALVHLDLAGTDCTIDSLLGALLHGCCSHLTYLNLARNSCSHRKGREAPPAFKQFFSSAYTLSHVNLSATRLPLEALRALLQGLSLNSHLSDLHLDLSSCELRSAGAQALQEQLGAVTCVGSLDLSDNGFDSDLLTLVPALGKNKSLKHLFLGKNFNVKAKTLEEILHKLVQLIQEEDCSLQSLSVADSRLKLRTSILINALGSNTCLAKVDLSGNGMEDIGAKMLSKALQINSSLRTILWDRNNTSALGFLDIARALESNHTLRFMSFPVSDISQAYRSAPERTEDVWQKIQWCLVRNNHSQTCPQEQAFRLQQGLVTSSAEQMLQRLCGRVQEEVRALRLCPLEPVQDELLYARDLIKDAKNSRALFPSLYELGHMLANDGPVRQRLESVASEVSKAVDKELQVILESMVSLTQELCPVAMRVAEGHNKMLSNVAERVTVPRNFIRGALLEQAGQDIQNKLDEVKLSVVTYLTNSIVDEILQELYHSHKSLARHLAQLRTLSDPPGGPGQGQDLSSRGRGRNHDHEETTDDELGTNIDTMAIKKQKRCRKIRPVSAFISGSPQDMESQLGSLGIPPGWFSGLGSSQPATSGSWEGLSELPTHGYKLRHQTQGRPRPPRTTPPGPGRPSAPVPGTRQENGMATRLDEGLEDFFSRRVMDESSSYPRTLRTLRPGLSEPPLPPLQKKRRRGLFHFRRPRSFKGDRGPGSPTTGLLLPPPPPPPPTQESPPSPDPPSLGNNSSPCWSPEEESSLLPTFGGSRGPSFRRKTGTEGAEPGEGGQAPGTAQQPRVHGVALPGLGRAKGWSFDGKREGTGPDLEGSVQAWQKRRSSDDAGPGAWKPPPPPQSTKPSFSAMRRAEATWHIAEESAPNHGCQSPSPASQDGEEEKEGAIFPERTVPTRNAKDPPLALKPPKPMAVPRGRRPPQEPGGREEVETGGAASGMNTPRLRLGSQQDQEEPEIQGPPDPGRRTAPLKPKRTRRAQSCDKLEPDRRRPPDPTAGTSEPGTD
- the CARMIL3 gene encoding capping protein, Arp2/3 and myosin-I linker protein 3 isoform X5; the protein is MAKSSAELTRELQDSIRRCLSQGAVLQQHRVKLETKPKKFEDRVLALTSWRLHFFPLKVPAKVESSFNVLEIRAFNTLSQNQILVETERGMVSMRLPSAESVDQVTRHVSSALSKVCPGPGSLIRRGNADTPDGPRDTSPNSETSTSTTHSVCGGFSETYAALCDYNGLHCREEVQWDVDTIYHAEDNREFNLLDFSHLESRDLALMVAALAYNQWFTKLYCKDLRLGSEVLEQVLHTLSKSGSLEELVLDNAGLKTDFVQKLAGVFGENGSCVLHALTLSHNPIEDKGFLSLSQQLLCFPTGLTKLCLAKTAISPRGLQALGQTFGANPAFASSLRYLDLSKNPGLLATDEANALYSFLAQPNALVHLDLAGTDCTIDSLLGALLHGCCSHLTYLNLARNSCSHRKGREAPPAFKQFFSSAYTLSHVNLSATRLPLEALRALLQGLSLNSHLSDLHLDLSSCELRSAGAQALQEQLGAVTCVGSLDLSDNGFDSDLLTLVPALGKNKSLKHLFLGKNFNVKAKTLEEILHKLVQLIQEEDCSLQSLSVADSRLKLRTSILINALGSNTCLAKVDLSGNGMEDIGAKMLSKALQINSSLRTILWDRNNTSALGFLDIARALESNHTLRFMSFPVSDISQAYRSAPERTEDVWQKIQWCLVRNNHSQTCPQEQAFRLQQGLVTSSAEQMLQRLCGRVQEEVRALRLCPLEPVQDELLYARDLIKDAKNSRALFPSLYELGHMLANDGPVRQRLESVASEVSKAVDKELQVILESMVSLTQELCPVAMRVAEGHNKMLSNVAERVTVPRNFIRGALLEQAGQDIQNKLDEVKLSVVTYLTNSIVDEILQELYHSHKSLARHLAQLRTLSDPPGGPGQGQDLSSRGRGRNHDHEETTDDELGTNIDTMAIKKQKRCRKIRPVSAFISGSPQDMESQLGSLGIPPGWFSGLGSSQPATSGSWEGLSELPTHGYKLRHQTQGRPRPPRTTPPGPGRPSAPVPGTRQENGMATRLDEGLEDFFSRRVMDESSSYPRTLRTLRPGLSEPPLPPLQKKRRRGLFHFRRPRSFKGDRGPGSPTTGLLLPPPPPPPPTQESPPSPDPPSLGNNSSPCWSPEEESSLLPTFGGSRGPSFRRKTGTEGAEPGEGGQAPGTAQQPRVHGVALPGLGRAKGWSFDGKREGTGPDLEGSVQAWQKRRSSDDAGPGAWKPPPPPQSTKPSFSAMRRAEATWHIAEESAPNHGCQSPSPASQDGEEEKEGAIFPERTVPTRNAKDPPLALKPPKPMAVPRGRRPPQEPGGREEVETGGAASGMNTPRLRLGSQQDQEEPEIQGPPDPGRRTAPLKPKRTRRAQSCDKLEPDRRRPPDPTGTSEPGTD
- the CARMIL3 gene encoding capping protein, Arp2/3 and myosin-I linker protein 3 isoform X4; the protein is MAKSSAELTRELQDSIRRCLSQGAVLQQHRVKLETKPKKFEDRVLALTSWRLHFFPLKVPAKVESSFNVLEIRAFNTLSQNQILVETERGMVSMRLPSAESVDQVTRHVSSALSKVCPGPGSLIRRGNADTPDGPRDTSPNSETSTSTTHSVCGGFSETYAALCDYNGLHCREEVQWDVDTIYHAEDNREFNLLDFSHLESRDLALMVAALAYNQWFTKLYCKDLRLGSEVLEQVLHTLSKSGSLEELVLDNAGLKTDFVQKLAGVFGENGSCVLHALTLSHNPIEDKGFLSLSQQLLCFPTGLTKLCLAKTAISPRGLQALGQTFGANPAFASSLRYLDLSKNPGLLATDEANALYSFLAQPNALVHLDLAGTDCTIDSLLGALLHGCCSHLTYLNLARNSCSHRKGREAPPAFKQFFSSAYTLSHVNLSATRLPLEALRALLQGLSLNSHLSDLHLDLSSCELRSAGAQALQEQLGAVTCVGSLDLSDNGFDSDLLTLVPALGKNKSLKHLFLGKNFNVKAKTLEEILHKLVQLIQEEDCSLQSLSVADSRLKLRTSILINALGSNTCLAKVDLSGNGMEDIGAKMLSKALQINSSLRTILWDRNNTSALGFLDIARALESNHTLRFMSFPVSDISQAYRSAPERTEDVWQKIQWCLVRNNHSQTCPQEQAFRLQQGLVTSSAEQMLQRLCGRVQEEVRALRLCPLEPVQDELLYARDLIKDAKNSRALFPSLYELGHMLANDGPVRQRLESVASEVSKAVDKELQVILESMVSLTQELCPVAMRVAEGHNKMLSNVAERVTVPRNFIRGALLEQAGQDIQNKLDEVKLSVVTYLTNSIVDEILQELYHSHKSLARHLAQLRTLSDPPGGPGQGQDLSSRGRGRNHDHEETTDDELGTNIDTMAIKKQKRCRKIRPVSAFISGSPQDMESQLGSLGIPPGWFSGLGSSQPATSGSWEGLSELPTHGYKLRHQTQGRPRPPRTTPPGPGRPSQAPVPGTRQENGMATRLDEGLEDFFSRRVMDESSSYPRTLRTLRPGLSEPPLPPLQKKRRRGLFHFRRPRSFKGDRGPGSPTTGLLLPPPPPPPPTQESPPSPDPPSLGNNSSPCWSPEEESSLLPTFGGSRGPSFRRKTGTEGAEPGEGGQAPGTAQQPRVHGVALPGLGRAKGWSFDGKREGTGPDLEGSVQAWQKRRSSDDAGPGAWKPPPPPQSTKPSFSAMRRAEATWHIVSPLFPSPS